A window of the Microplitis mediator isolate UGA2020A chromosome 5, iyMicMedi2.1, whole genome shotgun sequence genome harbors these coding sequences:
- the LOC130668213 gene encoding ATP-binding cassette sub-family F member 1, which translates to MSTKSKKDMEEVTDKISDMSVEDPGKKLSHKEKKKLKKQQEYEKNLEMMTKVGGQGHSELDSNFTVSQSETQNRGAQLLEHAVDIKVENFSIAAKGKQLFTDATLLIAQGRRYGLVGPNGHGKTTLLRHIASRAFNIPPNIDVLYCEQEVVADDTPAVQVVLNADVKCKELQNECQKLELQAESNSDEAIQARLQEVYEELKAIGADSAEPRARRILAGLGFSRSMQDRPTKNFSGGWRMRVSLARALFVEPTLLLLDEPTNHLDLNAVIWLDNYLQAWKKTLLIVSHDQSFLDNVCTDIIHLDQEKLFYYKGNYTLFKKMYETKWKESLKLYEKQEKRIKDLKASGQSKKQAEKKQKEALTRKQEKNRTKMQKQEEDTGPQELLQKPREYIVKFSFPDPPPLQPPILGLHNVSFGYDKDKLLFKDVDFGIDLNSRVAIVGPNGVGKSTFLKLLLGELTPLQGDLIRNHRLRIGRFDQHSGEHLTAEETPSEYLMRLFNLPYEKARKQLGTFGLSSHAHTIKMKDLSGGQKARVALAELCLNAPDVVILDEPTNNLDIESIDALAHAINGYKGGVIIVSHDERLIRDTECCLYVIENQNIFEVDGDFDDYRKELLESLGEIINNPSIAANAAVAQ; encoded by the exons ATGTCAACAAAATCGAAAAAAGACATGGAAGAAGTAACGGATAAAATCTCTGACATGTCAGTCGAGGATCcaggtaaaaaattatctcacaaagaaaagaaaaaattaaaaaagcagcAGGAATATGAGAAAAATCTGGAGATGATGACTAAAGTCGGCGGTCAGGGTCACAGTGAACTAGATTCAAATTTCACCGTATCTCAAAGCGAAACACAAAACCGTGGTGCGCAATTATTAGAGCATGCTGTTgatatcaaagttgaaaactTCAGTATTGCTGCTAAGGGTAAGCAATTGTTCACCGATGCTACTCTATTGATAGCACAAGGTAGACGTTATGGTCTCGTCGGTCCTAATgg ACATGGAAAGACAACACTACTGCGTCATATAGCAAGTAGAGCATTCAATATACCACCAAATATTGATGTACTTTATTGTGAACAAGAAGTCGTCGCTGATGACACACCAGCTGTTCAAGTTGTACTTAATGCTGATGTTAAATGCAAAGAACTACAAAATGAGTGTCAAAAATTAGAGCTACAAGCTGAATCTAATAGCGACGAAGCCATCCAAGCACGATTACAAGag GTTTATGAAGAACTCAAAGCGATAGGAGCTGATTCAGCAGAACCACGAGCTCGTAGAATCCTTGCAGGTCTTGGGTTCAGTCGTTCAATGCAAGACAGACCGACTAAAAATTTCTCCGGAGGATGGAGAATGCGTGTTTCTTTAGCACGAGCTCTATTTGTTGAGCCTACACTTCTACTACTTGATGAACCTACGAACCATTTAGATCTCAATGCCGTTATTTGGTTGGATAACTATCTACAAGCATGGAAAAAAACTCTGCTGATTGTATCTCACGACCAAAGTTTTCTGGACAACGTTTGCACGGACATAATTCACTTGGAtcaggaaaaattattttattacaaggGTAACTACacgttattcaaaaaaatgtacGAGACCAAGTGGAAGGAGTCGTTGAAGTTGTACGAGAAGCAGGAGAAACGTATCAAGGATTTGAAAGCTTCAGGACAGAGTAAGAAACAAGCTGAGAAAAAACAGAAAGAAGCTCTGACTAGGAAACAAGAAAAGAATAGAACTAAAATGCAGAAACAGGAAGAAGATACCGGCCCGCAGGAACTTTTACAAAAACCGCGGGAGTATATTGTGAAGTTTAGTTTCCCTGATCCACCCCCACTTCAACCGCCTATTTTGGGTCTTCACA atgtATCGTTTGGTTACGACAAAGATAAACTATTATTCAAAGACGTTGATTTTGGAATAGATTTAAATTCACGTGTTGCTATTGTTGGTCCCAATGGTGTAGGAAAGtcaacatttttgaaattattactTGGCGAATTAACGCCACTACAAGGCGATCTTATTCGTAATCATCGACTG AGAATTGGACGATTCGATCAACATTCAGGAGAGCATTTAACTGCGGAAGAAACACCATCAGAATATTTAATGCGTCTGTTCAATTTGCCTTATGAGAAGGCTAGAAAACAACTGGGAACATTTGGATTGAGCTCTCACGCGCATACGATTAAAATGAAAGATCTTTCGGGTGGACAAAAAGCGCGTGTTGCATTGGCTGAGTTGTGTCTTAACGCTCCGGACGTTGTTATTCTTGATGAACCGACCAACAATCTTGATATTGAATCAATTGATGCCTTGGCACACGCGATAAACGGTTACAAAGGGGGTGTAATTATTGTGTCGCACGACGAACGACTGATCCGTGACACCGAGTGTTGTCTTTATGTTATTGAGAACCAGAATATCTTTGAAGTCGACGGCGACTTTGATGACTACAGAAAAGAATTGCTCGAGAGTTTGggtgaaattattaataatcctAGTATAGCAGCCAATGCTGCTGTTGCTCAATGA